The following coding sequences are from one Gossypium hirsutum isolate 1008001.06 chromosome A12, Gossypium_hirsutum_v2.1, whole genome shotgun sequence window:
- the LOC107924292 gene encoding protein NETWORKED 2D has protein sequence MLQRAANNAYSWWWASHIRTKQSKWMDQNLQDMEQQVKAVLKLLDEEGDSFARRAEMYYKRRPELIHFVEESYRAYRALAERYDHLSTELQNANSTIASVFPEQLHFAMEDEDEFGSPKFSKKPLENSKGYSYVPYVPEYSKAHPYLTDNSKGHSYLPYVPQNATGNIASVPNVPNPLFKDAKGSVTSGFKKKQQKIISQKGSISVIPKSGLSIPQGLDAIHRLQKRILALQTEKEFAHSTYESGMAKYWELDNEIQVIHKQLCGLEDEFGEGKAIADDEARILMEVTALKSCRDTLAQLEEKQERSAMEAQIEHKRVKVSREKLNALKKKFHLLNEVNQEKGASDNDDNQKRKEIESLKGKIKKQFEVFFSGTLSVTEMAEKIDELVNNVINLKSTVTSQSILVQRLRIEIDELQGQIEVLEDEKATSIDGKNDVKLKKIREMEGKLNEIQDLSQTVEDKNNNLQIYFTEANCSIDHISEKFDRMMPLPDDKVDEVEKSSSMEVKSSNEKETKTGIELETTTTTTTGTVMVSTSLQGKDTEAAKEHESDATCTNGGVISHETSMASEKCEDSTARASSLTVNTIAKVGIEGDEPNSKQLLSKGIEDKAKDILMEYSLKLRNQNKDTEKKLKEAEANNQNGMFDIMSQLKELKESNAMKDELIRSLQEKLSQTGVGEASSVISEKIVVIETQPAESRVNGGFDVIDAVMQIAKSGTTSEIEDKFRADIDELLEENLDFWYRFSTTFQEVNKFEEQVKDLSAEVLEIEERRKESGDNNENSVKYAPQSDARPLYKHLREVQKELRVWMEKGVMLKEELKERFSSLCEIQEEITRALKASAEDDEFKFTSDQAAKFQGEILNMKQENVRVAIEVQAGLNNVTKLQLEVERNHARLSEKWGISGSKNRQSGQLQCSERRSRVPLSAFLFGGKPKKQRTSILRRMNSGLMRSVNSSKY, from the exons ATGTTGCAGAGAGCAGCTAACAATGCATATTCATGGTGGTGGGCTAGTCATATCAGAACAAAGCAGTCTAAATGGATGGATCAAAACCTTCAAG ATATGGAGCAACAGGTAAAGGCTGTTCTTAAGCTGCTGGACGAAGAAGGAGACTCGTTCGCAAGGAGAGCCGAAATGTACTACAAAAGGAGGCCCGAATTGATCCATTTTGTGGAAGAATCCTATAGAGCTTATCGAGCCTTAGCTGAAAGATATGATCACTTATCAACTGAGCTACAAAATGCTAACAGCACCATTGCTTCCGTTTTCCCAGAGCAGCTTCATTTCGCGATGGAGGACGAAGACGAATTCGGGTCTCCCAAGTTCTCGAAAAAGCCATTGGAGAACTCGAAGGGATATTCCTACGTCCCCTATGTTCCTGAGTACTCGAAAGCCCATCCATATCTTACTGACAACTCCAAAGGCCATTCCTATCTCCCCTACGTTCCCCAGAACGCCACAGGCAATATCGCCTCTGTCCCAAATGTCCCAAACCCTCTATTTAAAGATGCTAAGGGCTCAGTCACATCAGGCTTCAAGAAAAAGCAACAGAAGATAATATCACAAAAAGGGAGTATTAGTGTGATTCCGAAATCCGGTTTGAGTATACCCCAAGGACTTGATGCGATTCATAGGCTTCAGAAACGGATCCTGGCATTGCAGACCGAGAAAGAGTTCGCTCACAGCACCTACGAGAGTGGGATGGCCAAGTATTGGGAATTAGACAATGAGATTCAAGTGATTCATAAGCAACTTTGTGGCTTGGAAGATGAGTTTGGCGAAGGTAAAGCGATTGCAGATGATGAGGCTCGAATCCTGATGGAAGTGACCGCTTTGAAATCTTGTAGAGATACATTGGCTCAGCTCGAAGAGAAACAGGAGAGGTCTGCAATGGAAGCTCAAATCGAGCATAAAAGGGTCAAGGTTTCCAGGGAGAAGTTGAACGCCCTCAAGAAAAAGTTCCATCTCTTGAATGAAGTCAATCAAGAAAAGGGTGCTAGCGACAATGATGATAAccaaaagagaaaggaaatagAATCTTTAAAGGGGAAGATCAAGAAACAGTTTGAGGTTTTCTTTAGTGGAACTTTGAGTGTGACGGAGATGGCTGAGAAGATCGATGAACTCGTGAACAACGTGATCAACTTAAAAAGCACGGTCACATCTCAGTCGATTCTTGTCCAAAGACTACGAATCGAGATCGATGAGCTACAGGGTCAAATTGAGGTGTTGGAAGATGAAAAAGCCACATCGATTGATGGGAAAAATGATGTGAAATTGAAGAAGATAAGGGAAATGGAGGGGAAGTTGAATGAGATTCAGGATTTGAGCCAGACTGTTGAAGATAAAAACAACAATCTCCAAATCTATTTCACTGAAGCAAATTGTAGTATTGATCATATTTCCGAAAAATTTGATCGTATGATGCCATTGCCAGATGACAAGGTCGATGAAGTAGAGAAGAGCTCATCCATGGAAGTCAAATCATCAAATGAGAAGGAGACCAAAACAGGCATTGAGCttgaaacaacaacaacaacaacaacaggaACTGTCATGGTGTCTACTTCATTACAAGGGAAGGACACCGAAGCCGCAAAAGAGCATGAATCTGATGCAACTTGTACAAATGGAGGGGTTATTAGCCATGAAACTTCAATGGCTTCGGAGAAATGTGAAGACTCGACAGCGCGAGCTTCTTCACTGACAGTGAACACCATTGCCAAAGTTGGAATAGAAGGGGATGAGCCAAACTCGAAGCAGTTGCTGTCGAAAGGTATTGAAGACAAAGCGAAGGATATATTGATGGAATACAGTTTGAAGCTTCGAAACCAGAATAAGGATACAGAGAAGAAGCTGAAGGAAGCTGAGGCAAATAACCAAAATGGGATGTTTGACATAATGTCGCAGCTGAAAGAACTTAAAGAGAGTAATGCCATGAAAGATGAATTAATCCGATCCTTACAAGAGAAACTAAGCCAAACAGGTGTTGGTGAAGCAAGTTCAGTGATTTCTGAGAAAATAGTGGTTATCGAAACTCAGCCTGCAGAAAGCCGAGTAAACGGAGGCTTCGATGTGATCGATGCGGTGATGCAAATTGCCAAGTCGGGAACTACTTCAGAAATCGAAGATAAGTTCCGGGCGGACATCGATGAACTACTTGAAGAGAACTTGGATTTCTGGTACAGATTCAGTACTACATTCCAAGAGGTGAACAAGTTTGAAGAACAAGTGAAAGATTTATCGGCGGAGGTATTGGAAATCGAGGAAAGACGAAAGGAAAGCGGAGATAACAATGAAAACAGTGTGAAATATGCGCCGCAATCAGACGCGCGGCCACTGTACAAACATCTGAGAGAGGTGCAGAAGGAGTTGAGAGTGTGGATGGAAAAGGGTGTAATGCTAAAAGAAGAACTGAAGGAGCGGTTCTCGTCATTGTGTGAGATCCAAGAAGAAATAACAAGGGCTCTGAAAGCAAGTGCTGAAGATGATGAGTTCAAGTTCACAAGCGACCAAGCAGCCAAATTCCAAGGCGAGATATTGAACATGAAACAAGAGAACGTCCGAGTTGCAATCGAAGTGCAAGCTGGTCTGAACAATGTAACAAAATTGCAGCTTGAAGTTGAGAGGAACCATGCAAGATTGAGTGAAAAATGGGGAATTTCGGGGTCTAAGAACCGCCAAAGTGGCCAACTGCAATGCTCCGAAAGGCGGTCTAGAGTTCCGTTGAGCGCATTCCTCTTCGGCGGCAAACCGAAGAAGCAAAGGACATCCATCTTGCGTCGGATGAACAGTGGTTTAATGAGATCAGTCAATAGTAGCAAATACTAG